From Terriglobales bacterium, the proteins below share one genomic window:
- a CDS encoding cellulose synthase family protein — MFALFAARPSVGQYFRSHFLDTTFRGLYHANAFDYALLIPYFIVLIWLASYGIHRYVLVYLYYKNRKNRASSDHPPGRFSDLPRVTVQLPIFNEQFVIERLLEAVCKMQYPREKLEIQVLDDSTDETVDVARDAVDRWATLGYPVTYHHRSNREGFKAGALQEGMKIATGEFIAIFDADFVPPEDFLMRCIHQFTAPDVGMVQTRWTHINRNYSLLTEVEAILLDGHFILEHGARSRTGVFFNFNGTAGMWRRRAIEEAGGWQHDTLTEDTDLSYRSQIKGWRFVYLQDVECPAELPVEMTAFKTQQARWAKGLIQCAIKDLPLVMRSNAPRRVKVEAWYHLTANISYPLMIVLSTLLLPAMIIRFYQGWFQMLYIDVPLFLASTFSISSFYLVSQRELFPKTWPRCLLFLPFLMAQGIGLTLTNTKVVLEALFGKQSAFARTPKYRVESKKDRVRTSKYRKRLGLIPYFELLVGAYFAATVWYAITNENYITVPFLFLFVMGYWYTGLMSLLQGRFERIFSGRELREPQTGKPYPVGV; from the coding sequence GCCAATATTTTCGCAGCCATTTCCTCGATACCACTTTCCGCGGGCTCTATCATGCCAACGCCTTCGACTACGCGCTGCTGATTCCGTATTTCATCGTTCTGATCTGGCTGGCGTCCTACGGGATTCACCGCTACGTGCTGGTGTACCTGTATTACAAGAACCGCAAGAACCGCGCCAGCAGCGACCATCCCCCAGGGCGATTTTCCGACCTGCCGCGGGTCACCGTGCAGCTGCCGATTTTCAATGAGCAGTTTGTCATTGAGCGGTTGCTGGAAGCGGTGTGCAAGATGCAATATCCGCGCGAGAAGCTGGAAATCCAGGTGCTCGACGACTCCACCGACGAAACCGTCGATGTCGCCCGCGACGCCGTCGATCGCTGGGCAACGCTCGGCTACCCGGTCACTTATCACCATCGCAGCAACCGCGAGGGCTTCAAGGCGGGCGCGCTGCAGGAAGGGATGAAGATCGCGACCGGCGAATTCATCGCCATCTTCGATGCTGACTTCGTGCCCCCGGAAGATTTCCTGATGCGCTGCATCCACCAGTTCACCGCGCCCGACGTGGGCATGGTGCAGACGCGCTGGACGCACATCAACCGGAACTACTCGTTGCTCACCGAGGTCGAGGCCATCCTGCTCGACGGACACTTCATCCTGGAGCACGGCGCGCGCTCGCGCACCGGCGTCTTCTTCAACTTCAACGGCACCGCGGGCATGTGGCGGCGGCGTGCGATCGAAGAAGCCGGCGGGTGGCAGCACGACACGCTCACCGAAGATACCGACCTCTCCTACAGATCGCAGATCAAGGGCTGGCGCTTCGTTTACTTGCAGGACGTGGAGTGCCCTGCTGAGTTGCCGGTGGAGATGACAGCGTTCAAGACGCAACAGGCGAGATGGGCCAAGGGCTTGATCCAGTGCGCGATCAAGGACCTGCCGTTGGTCATGAGGAGCAACGCGCCGCGGCGCGTGAAGGTCGAAGCCTGGTATCACCTCACGGCGAACATCAGCTACCCGCTGATGATTGTGCTCTCCACGCTGCTGTTGCCGGCGATGATCATCCGCTTCTACCAGGGCTGGTTCCAGATGCTGTACATCGACGTGCCGCTGTTCCTGGCCTCGACGTTCTCGATCAGCAGCTTCTACCTGGTGTCGCAGCGGGAACTGTTCCCGAAAACCTGGCCGCGTTGCCTGTTGTTCCTGCCCTTCCTGATGGCGCAGGGCATCGGCCTCACGCTGACCAATACCAAGGTCGTGCTGGAAGCGCTGTTCGGGAAGCAATCAGCGTTTGCGCGCACGCCCAAGTACCGCGTGGAATCGAAGAAGGATAGAGTGCGTACCAGCAAGTACCGCAAGCGGCTCGGCCTGATTCCTTATTTCGAGCTGCTCGTCGGCGCCTACTTTGCCGCGACCGTCTGGTACGCGATCACCAACGAAAACTACATCACGGTTCCTTTCCTGTTTCTGTTTGTGATGGGTTACTGGTACACCGGCTTGATGTCGCTGCTGCAGGGGCGTTTTGAGCGCATCTTCAGCGGCCGCGAACTGCGCGAGCCCCAAACCGGCAAGCCATACCCGGTCGGCGTGTAG
- the purQ gene encoding phosphoribosylformylglycinamidine synthase subunit PurQ — MKVGVIQFPGSNCDQDPYWVFQQVAKEPVTYLWHESQDLENCDLVIVPGGFSYGDYLRTGAIARFSPVMEAVGKFAAGGGLVLGICNGFQILCESHLLPGALLRNAGLKYICKPVHVRVETETPFTASCRKGEVLQIPIGHMEGNYFCDAATLEDLRREQRVVFRYCSPAGEITEAANPNGSLDNIAGICNHGRNVLGMMPHPERASEALMGGTDGFKIFDSLVRAMALRP; from the coding sequence ATGAAAGTCGGCGTCATTCAATTTCCAGGCTCGAATTGCGACCAGGATCCCTACTGGGTATTCCAGCAGGTGGCGAAAGAGCCGGTCACGTATCTCTGGCATGAATCGCAGGACCTGGAAAACTGTGATTTGGTAATCGTTCCTGGCGGCTTTTCCTACGGCGATTACCTTCGCACCGGCGCCATCGCTCGCTTTTCCCCGGTGATGGAGGCGGTCGGCAAATTCGCGGCCGGCGGAGGATTGGTGCTCGGCATCTGCAATGGTTTTCAGATTCTTTGCGAATCGCACTTGCTGCCGGGCGCGTTGTTGCGCAATGCCGGGCTGAAATATATCTGCAAGCCGGTGCACGTGCGCGTGGAGACGGAAACTCCCTTCACCGCCTCCTGCCGCAAGGGCGAGGTGCTGCAGATCCCCATCGGACACATGGAAGGTAACTACTTTTGCGACGCTGCCACGCTGGAAGATTTGCGCCGGGAGCAGCGTGTGGTGTTCCGCTATTGTTCTCCTGCAGGCGAGATCACCGAGGCGGCTAATCCCAATGGCTCACTCGACAACATCGCCGGCATCTGCAACCATGGCCGCAACGTGCTAGGCATGATGCCCCATCCCGAACGCGCCAGCGAAGCCCTGATGGGCGGTACCGACGGGTTCAAGATTTTCGATTCCCTGGTCCGTGCCATGGCGCTGCGACCGTAA